The following proteins come from a genomic window of Aequorivita marisscotiae:
- the ftsA gene encoding cell division protein FtsA, which yields MENDNIAVGLDIGTTKIVAMIGRKNDYGKMEVLGIGKAKSLGVHRGVVNNITQTIQSIQQAVQDAETSSGMKIKEVVVGIAGQHIRSLQHSDYITRANGEDVIKEEDIDRLCNQVHKLVMLPGEEILHVLPQDFKVDGQAEIKEPIGMYGARLEANFHVVVGQVSSIRNVGRCIKSAGLELSAITLEPLASAKAVLSQEEKEAGVALIDIGGGTTDLAIFKDGIIRHTAVIPFGGNVITEDIKEGCSIIEKQAELLKIKFGSAWPGENKDNEIVSIPGLRGREPKEISLKNLSKIIHARVIEIIEQVYMEVKNYGHEDPKKKLIAGIVLTGGGAQLQHIKQLVEYITGMDTRIGYPNEHLAGDSDAETTSPMYATAVGLVLNSLESKEKSLMKHFPHDAEEQEENTKMEAAEAEDEDDEDTTNTKEQKTSKRFFDKWAERFKEFLDNAE from the coding sequence ATGGAAAACGATAATATTGCTGTAGGATTGGATATTGGAACTACCAAAATAGTTGCCATGATCGGGAGAAAAAACGATTATGGCAAAATGGAGGTTTTGGGGATTGGAAAAGCAAAAAGCCTTGGGGTGCATCGTGGGGTTGTTAACAATATTACCCAAACCATACAGTCTATCCAGCAAGCGGTTCAGGATGCAGAAACTTCTTCAGGTATGAAAATAAAGGAAGTAGTCGTGGGCATTGCTGGGCAACATATTCGAAGTCTTCAACATAGCGACTACATTACCCGTGCTAATGGCGAAGATGTAATAAAAGAAGAAGATATTGACCGTCTTTGTAATCAGGTTCACAAACTTGTTATGCTTCCGGGCGAAGAAATATTACACGTTTTACCACAAGATTTTAAAGTGGACGGACAAGCCGAAATTAAAGAGCCAATTGGGATGTACGGGGCGCGTTTAGAAGCTAATTTTCACGTGGTAGTAGGGCAGGTCTCTTCTATTCGTAATGTGGGAAGATGTATAAAAAGCGCAGGTTTGGAACTTTCGGCAATTACGCTAGAGCCACTGGCTTCGGCAAAAGCTGTTTTAAGCCAAGAAGAAAAAGAGGCGGGCGTAGCGTTAATTGATATTGGGGGAGGAACTACAGATTTGGCAATTTTTAAAGACGGAATTATTCGCCACACCGCTGTAATTCCTTTTGGTGGAAATGTAATTACCGAAGACATAAAAGAAGGTTGTTCTATTATTGAAAAGCAAGCTGAACTTCTGAAAATTAAATTTGGTTCTGCATGGCCTGGAGAGAATAAAGACAACGAAATAGTCTCTATCCCTGGATTGCGCGGTAGAGAACCAAAGGAAATTAGTTTAAAAAACCTGTCGAAAATTATCCATGCCCGGGTTATCGAGATAATTGAGCAGGTTTATATGGAAGTAAAAAATTACGGCCACGAAGACCCCAAAAAGAAACTTATTGCCGGAATTGTACTAACAGGTGGCGGCGCGCAGCTTCAGCATATTAAGCAACTGGTAGAATACATTACCGGAATGGATACCAGAATTGGTTACCCCAATGAGCATTTGGCGGGCGATAGCGATGCAGAAACTACCAGTCCAATGTATGCAACTGCGGTTGGTTTGGTGTTAAATAGCTTGGAAAGTAAAGAGAAATCTTTAATGAAACATTTTCCGCACGATGCAGAGGAGCAAGAAGAAAACACAAAGATGGAAGCAGCTGAAGCGGAAGACGAGGATGATGAAGATACAACCAATACCAAAGAACAGAAAACATCAAAACGATTTTTTGATAAATGGGCAGAACGGTTTAAAGAATTTTTAGACAACGCCGAATAA
- a CDS encoding cell division protein FtsQ/DivIB, which yields MKRSLDVIKFILLLVVLAFLFSFTKKRNDARKISKLEIQFVDENSPFITFNTVNKLLIQNHEKVTSIGKETLVLKEMEERLRKNPMVRDAQVYVSVNGALGAKIEQRRPIGRVSASPDYYLDADGEMMPLSTVYSARVPIISGTSKNNFNEVTALLLKIDEDEFMKQMVVGINRSADGSLDFELRKTELKLLFGQPENITQKFQNFKAFYKKTKQDSTLFGYKMVNLKFDNQVIATKK from the coding sequence ATGAAACGTAGTTTAGATGTCATAAAATTTATCCTGCTGCTGGTAGTTTTGGCGTTTCTTTTCAGCTTCACCAAAAAGCGAAATGACGCTCGAAAAATCAGCAAATTGGAAATTCAATTTGTAGATGAAAACAGCCCGTTTATCACATTTAATACAGTTAATAAATTGTTGATACAAAATCATGAGAAGGTTACGAGCATAGGTAAAGAAACTTTAGTTTTGAAGGAGATGGAGGAAAGACTGCGGAAAAACCCTATGGTTCGTGATGCTCAGGTATATGTGTCGGTAAACGGTGCCTTGGGCGCGAAGATTGAGCAGCGTAGGCCTATAGGCAGAGTGTCTGCTTCGCCGGATTATTATCTGGATGCCGATGGCGAAATGATGCCATTATCAACAGTTTACTCCGCGAGAGTACCTATAATTTCGGGAACTTCAAAAAATAATTTTAATGAAGTTACCGCTTTGTTGCTAAAAATTGATGAAGATGAATTTATGAAACAAATGGTTGTAGGAATAAACAGAAGCGCCGACGGTTCGTTAGATTTCGAGCTTCGGAAAACGGAACTTAAATTGCTTTTTGGGCAACCGGAAAATATAACACAGAAGTTTCAAAACTTTAAAGCTTTTTATAAAAAAACAAAACAAGACAGTACGCTATTTGGGTACAAAATGGTAAATCTGAAATTTGATAATCAGGTAATTGCCACAAAAAAGTAA
- the murC gene encoding UDP-N-acetylmuramate--L-alanine ligase: protein MNNLNNIQTFYFVGIGGIGMSALARYFNMQGKAVFGYDKTPTDLTDALIAEGIKVTFNDDISEIDKKVIQKEDVLVVYTPAIPKGNKVLNYFFAEGFSIVKRAQLLGEVSKNTLCLAVAGTHGKTTTSAILGHLLAECNMPVTAFLGGIAENYNSNFIYNGSEITVVEADEFDRSFLQLQPDIACITSMDADHLDIYGDASEIENAFRAFAHLVEKEEHVFIKQNLPLDGMTVAIGENADYQAQDVKIKNGAYNFNLQTPDIRIENLVFHLPGHHNLTNAIMALGMAILAGSPTDRLPKALASFKGVKRRFSYKIKTDALVLIDDYAHHPTEIDALFQAVNEMYPNDGKQIVFQPHLFSRTRDFGEGFAKSLSQFDEVVLLDIYPAREEPIEGITSKWLLDQINVIQKRVVFKSALPEILLKSECKIKLLVGAGDIGAEVTNLTKILKNET, encoded by the coding sequence TTGAATAACCTAAACAATATACAAACTTTCTATTTCGTCGGAATTGGCGGCATTGGAATGAGTGCGCTTGCACGCTATTTCAACATGCAGGGGAAGGCTGTATTTGGTTATGACAAAACACCAACCGATTTAACCGATGCATTAATTGCCGAAGGGATAAAGGTGACTTTTAACGATGATATTTCAGAAATTGATAAAAAGGTTATTCAAAAAGAAGATGTGTTGGTGGTTTACACTCCCGCAATTCCGAAGGGTAACAAAGTTTTAAATTATTTCTTTGCCGAAGGATTTTCTATTGTAAAACGAGCACAGCTTTTGGGTGAAGTTTCAAAAAACACGCTGTGTTTAGCGGTTGCGGGTACGCATGGCAAAACCACCACCTCGGCTATTTTGGGCCATTTATTGGCCGAATGCAATATGCCTGTAACTGCATTTTTAGGTGGAATTGCAGAAAATTACAATTCGAATTTTATTTACAACGGTAGTGAAATTACAGTTGTGGAAGCCGATGAATTTGACCGTTCATTTCTGCAGTTACAGCCAGACATTGCCTGTATAACCTCAATGGATGCAGATCATTTAGATATTTATGGCGATGCTTCCGAAATAGAAAATGCGTTCCGGGCTTTTGCACATTTGGTCGAAAAAGAAGAACACGTTTTTATTAAACAGAATCTTCCATTGGACGGCATGACCGTTGCCATTGGAGAAAATGCAGATTACCAAGCGCAGGATGTTAAGATTAAAAACGGCGCATATAATTTCAATTTACAAACCCCGGATATTCGAATAGAGAATTTAGTTTTTCATCTTCCTGGGCACCACAATCTTACAAATGCCATCATGGCTTTGGGCATGGCGATTTTAGCAGGCTCCCCAACCGATCGTTTGCCCAAAGCGTTGGCATCATTTAAGGGTGTAAAACGTCGTTTTTCGTATAAAATTAAAACCGATGCATTGGTGTTGATAGACGATTATGCGCACCACCCAACAGAAATTGACGCGCTTTTTCAGGCGGTGAATGAAATGTATCCGAACGATGGCAAACAGATAGTTTTTCAGCCACACCTATTTAGCAGAACCCGCGATTTTGGAGAAGGATTTGCAAAAAGCCTTTCACAGTTTGATGAAGTGGTATTGTTAGATATTTATCCCGCAAGAGAAGAACCCATTGAGGGCATAACTTCAAAATGGCTCTTGGACCAAATAAATGTTATTCAAAAAAGGGTGGTTTTTAAATCGGCTTTGCCCGAAATTTTATTAAAGTCAGAATGTAAAATTAAATTATTGGTTGGTGCCGGAGACATTGGCGCAGAAGTTACTAACCTAACAAAAATTTTGAAGAATGAAACGTAG
- the murG gene encoding undecaprenyldiphospho-muramoylpentapeptide beta-N-acetylglucosaminyltransferase codes for MKPKFIISGGGTGGHIYPAVAIANELKTRFPDAEFLFVGAADRMEMEKVPQAGYKITGLWISGLQRSLSLQNLAFPLKLITSLWKSLKIIQKFKPHLAIGTGGFASGPLLRVAAFRGIPCLIQEQNSHAGITNKWLSGKVQKICVAYEGMAKFFPAEKIKLTGNPVRQDLLNVSSKRAEALAFFNLEEDKKTVLVLGGSLGARKINELMEKSLPFFKKQQLEVIWQCGKHYETTYKNKGSETVQIHTFLNRMDLAYAAADFIISRAGALSVSELCLVGKPVIFIPSPNVAEDHQTKNAMAIATKNAALVIKESELESEFQQEFSALIASEKKQKLLSENIKKLAKPNATKDIVAEIEKLLAPTLTKM; via the coding sequence GTGAAACCAAAATTCATCATATCAGGCGGCGGCACCGGGGGGCATATCTACCCGGCAGTTGCCATTGCAAACGAGTTAAAAACCCGTTTCCCCGATGCTGAATTTTTATTTGTAGGCGCAGCCGATAGAATGGAGATGGAAAAAGTACCGCAAGCTGGATACAAAATTACCGGTTTATGGATTTCAGGGCTACAGCGTAGTTTGTCGCTACAGAATTTAGCGTTTCCCCTAAAACTAATTACAAGCTTGTGGAAGTCGTTAAAAATTATACAAAAGTTTAAACCCCATCTGGCAATTGGCACGGGCGGTTTTGCTAGTGGCCCTTTATTGCGAGTGGCTGCCTTTCGCGGTATTCCTTGTTTAATCCAAGAGCAGAACAGTCACGCTGGAATCACGAATAAATGGTTAAGCGGCAAGGTGCAGAAAATCTGTGTAGCTTATGAAGGCATGGCGAAATTTTTTCCAGCTGAAAAAATAAAACTCACCGGCAATCCGGTGCGCCAAGATTTATTGAATGTTTCATCAAAGCGAGCGGAGGCATTAGCTTTTTTCAATTTAGAAGAAGACAAAAAAACGGTGCTTGTTTTAGGAGGAAGTTTAGGAGCCCGAAAAATAAATGAGCTGATGGAAAAGTCGCTTCCATTTTTTAAAAAACAGCAATTAGAGGTTATTTGGCAATGTGGAAAGCATTACGAAACAACCTATAAAAATAAGGGAAGTGAAACGGTTCAAATTCATACATTTTTAAACAGAATGGATTTGGCCTATGCCGCGGCAGACTTTATTATTTCGAGAGCTGGTGCTCTTTCGGTTTCAGAACTGTGTTTGGTGGGGAAGCCCGTAATATTTATTCCATCGCCAAATGTGGCAGAAGATCATCAAACCAAAAATGCAATGGCAATTGCTACTAAAAATGCTGCATTGGTTATAAAGGAAAGTGAATTGGAATCTGAGTTTCAACAGGAATTTTCGGCTTTAATAGCTTCGGAAAAAAAACAAAAATTGCTGTCTGAAAACATTAAAAAACTAGCCAAACCCAATGCTACAAAGGATATAGTTGCAGAAATTGAAAAACTCCTTGCGCCGACATTGACAAAAATGTAG
- a CDS encoding FtsW/RodA/SpoVE family cell cycle protein has translation MKSIFHYIQGDKAIWGVVGLLALFSFLPVYSSSSNLAYLYGDGSTLPYLLRHFSHLVLGFAILYGVHKIPYHYFRGLSIIAMPLIILLLIATMAEGTTIDGANASRWIRLPFVGITFQTSTLAGVVLMTYVARYLSRIKDKTVSFKETILPLWVPVFFVLALILPANLSTTAIFFSMIVMLVFVGGYPLRYLGIILGAGLLFLTLFVLTAKAFPGVFPNRVDTWMSRIENFSDDKDTEADYQIEKAKIAIASGGIAGLGPGKSVQKNFLPQSSSDFIYAIIVEEFGLLGGMFLMVLYLFLLFRIVVVAHKSTSIFGKLLAIGVGLPIVFRAMINMAVAVELFPVTGQNLPLISSGGTSIWMTCMALGMILSVSAKREVAPKEETEENPLDILSETI, from the coding sequence GTGAAGAGTATTTTTCATTACATACAAGGCGATAAAGCAATTTGGGGCGTTGTGGGGCTTTTGGCTCTCTTCTCCTTTTTGCCAGTATATAGCTCCAGCAGCAACCTTGCTTATTTGTACGGAGACGGAAGTACTTTGCCGTATTTGTTAAGGCACTTTTCGCATTTGGTTTTAGGATTTGCAATATTGTATGGTGTTCATAAAATTCCGTATCATTATTTCCGCGGGCTTTCCATTATTGCAATGCCATTAATAATCTTGCTTTTAATTGCAACTATGGCCGAAGGCACCACAATTGACGGAGCGAATGCTAGTCGGTGGATTCGCTTGCCCTTTGTTGGTATTACGTTTCAAACTTCAACTTTGGCGGGGGTGGTTTTAATGACGTATGTGGCTCGATACTTGTCGCGAATTAAAGATAAAACAGTTTCGTTTAAAGAAACCATTTTACCGCTCTGGGTACCCGTATTTTTTGTACTTGCATTAATTCTACCCGCTAACCTTTCTACTACAGCCATTTTCTTTTCTATGATTGTAATGCTGGTATTTGTTGGTGGTTATCCGTTACGATATTTAGGTATTATTCTAGGTGCGGGGCTTCTTTTTTTAACCCTTTTCGTACTTACAGCAAAAGCTTTTCCGGGCGTTTTTCCGAATCGGGTTGATACCTGGATGAGCCGGATTGAAAATTTTAGCGACGATAAAGATACCGAAGCCGATTACCAAATTGAAAAAGCAAAAATAGCCATTGCGTCTGGAGGAATTGCTGGTTTGGGGCCGGGTAAAAGCGTTCAGAAAAACTTTTTGCCGCAATCTTCTTCAGATTTTATATACGCGATAATTGTTGAGGAGTTTGGCTTATTGGGTGGTATGTTTTTAATGGTGCTTTACCTGTTTTTATTATTTAGAATAGTTGTTGTTGCACATAAATCTACGTCTATTTTCGGGAAATTACTCGCCATTGGCGTTGGCTTGCCCATTGTTTTTAGAGCGATGATAAACATGGCGGTTGCGGTGGAATTATTCCCTGTTACGGGTCAGAATTTACCATTAATTAGTAGCGGAGGTACCTCTATTTGGATGACGTGTATGGCACTGGGAATGATTTTAAGTGTGAGTGCAAAACGCGAAGTGGCGCCAAAAGAAGAAACTGAAGAAAATCCATTGGATATTTTAAGCGAAACGATTTAA
- the murD gene encoding UDP-N-acetylmuramoyl-L-alanine--D-glutamate ligase produces MKQQLAILGGGESGVGTAILGKKKGFEVFVSDFGKLKEKYKQVLINNEIEWEEEGHSEEQIFAATLVMKSPGIPDSAPIVQKLHKSGVNVVSEIEFASKFTTATIVGITGSNGKTTTASLTYKLLSDGGLNVALGGNIGKSFAEQVAEDTYKNFVLELSSFQLDGIENFAPHIAVLTNLSPDHLDRYDYKYENYIASKFRILMNQTSKDYFIYNADDEEILKWLSNNPIKSKPLPFSTKKELKQGAYKRNNEIIIKINNTEYTMPIATIGIQGEHNVKNAMAASTVATLLRIRKQTIRESLEGFQGVEHRLEKVLKINNVLYVNDSKATNVNATFFALDSMENPTVWIVGGVDKGNDYTELLPLVNEKVKAIICLGVDNQKIINAFGNVIDTIIEADSMPMAVEIAYKLAERNNTVLLSPACASFDLFENYEDRGRQFKDAVRNL; encoded by the coding sequence GTGAAACAGCAATTGGCAATTCTGGGCGGAGGAGAAAGTGGTGTGGGAACTGCCATTTTAGGAAAAAAGAAGGGGTTTGAAGTGTTTGTGTCAGACTTTGGAAAATTAAAGGAAAAATACAAGCAAGTTCTTATAAATAATGAGATTGAATGGGAAGAGGAAGGCCATTCCGAAGAGCAAATTTTTGCAGCGACCTTGGTAATGAAGAGCCCGGGAATTCCCGACTCGGCGCCAATCGTTCAAAAATTACACAAAAGTGGAGTAAATGTGGTTTCTGAAATTGAATTCGCTTCAAAATTCACAACGGCTACAATTGTGGGAATTACCGGGAGCAATGGTAAAACTACTACGGCAAGCCTCACTTATAAATTGTTGAGCGACGGTGGCTTGAACGTGGCTTTGGGTGGAAATATTGGAAAGAGTTTTGCCGAACAAGTGGCCGAAGACACGTATAAAAATTTTGTACTTGAATTAAGCAGTTTTCAGCTTGATGGAATAGAAAATTTTGCGCCGCACATAGCGGTTTTAACCAATTTGAGCCCCGATCATTTGGATAGGTATGATTATAAATACGAAAATTATATCGCTTCAAAATTTCGGATACTAATGAATCAGACGTCGAAAGATTATTTCATTTATAACGCAGATGATGAAGAAATTTTAAAATGGCTTTCAAACAACCCAATAAAATCGAAACCGCTGCCTTTTTCAACTAAAAAAGAACTGAAACAAGGCGCATATAAAAGAAACAACGAAATAATAATAAAAATAAATAATACAGAATATACTATGCCAATCGCAACAATAGGAATACAGGGGGAACACAATGTGAAAAACGCCATGGCTGCTTCTACCGTAGCCACCTTACTCAGAATACGAAAACAAACAATCCGCGAAAGCCTGGAAGGATTTCAAGGAGTGGAGCACAGGCTGGAAAAGGTATTAAAAATTAATAATGTGTTGTATGTTAACGATTCTAAAGCCACCAATGTAAACGCCACATTTTTTGCTTTAGATAGTATGGAAAACCCAACGGTATGGATCGTTGGCGGCGTAGATAAAGGTAATGATTACACAGAACTTTTGCCTTTGGTTAACGAAAAAGTGAAGGCAATAATCTGTCTGGGCGTTGACAATCAGAAAATAATAAATGCCTTCGGAAATGTTATTGATACAATTATTGAAGCAGATTCTATGCCGATGGCGGTTGAAATTGCCTATAAACTTGCTGAACGAAATAACACGGTTTTGCTTTCCCCCGCTTGTGCGAGTTTTGACTTGTTTGAAAATTATGAAGATCGCGGCAGACAATTTAAAGATGCCGTTAGAAACCTATAA
- the mraY gene encoding phospho-N-acetylmuramoyl-pentapeptide-transferase: MLYYLFEYLDKTYDIPGTGLFNFISFRAIAAVILSLFIATVYGKKIIEFLRKKQVGESIRDLGLDGQNEKAGTPTMGGIIIILATLIPVLLFAKLENIYVILLIVTTLWMGVIGFIDDYIKKFKNDKQGLPGKFKVIGQIGLGLFVGLTMYLHPDIVVERTVQNPETETEIARVIEKESTNTFYVKDKSLLTTIPFVKENEFNYSELISWVGGNYQSYVWIIFIPIVIFIITAVSNGANLTDGIDGLAAGTSAIIALTLAFFAWVSGNVIFSDYLNIMYIPNTGEMTIFITAFVGALIGFLWYNTYPAQVFMGDTGSLTIGGIIAVIAIAVRKELLIPILCGIFLMENLSVVLQVSWFKYTKKRFGEGRRIFRMSPLHHHYQIKGFHESKIVTRFWIVGIFLAIITLVTLKIR, from the coding sequence ATGCTCTACTACCTTTTTGAATATTTGGATAAAACCTACGACATACCGGGCACTGGCTTGTTTAATTTTATTTCGTTTCGGGCTATCGCTGCGGTAATACTGTCGTTATTTATTGCCACCGTTTACGGAAAAAAGATAATTGAGTTTTTAAGAAAAAAGCAAGTGGGCGAGTCTATTCGCGATCTTGGGTTGGATGGGCAAAATGAAAAGGCCGGAACCCCAACTATGGGTGGTATTATAATAATACTAGCTACGCTTATTCCCGTTTTACTTTTCGCAAAACTGGAAAATATTTATGTAATTCTTTTAATAGTAACCACTCTTTGGATGGGCGTAATCGGATTTATAGACGATTACATTAAAAAATTTAAAAACGATAAACAGGGGCTGCCCGGCAAGTTTAAGGTTATTGGGCAAATTGGTTTAGGGCTATTTGTGGGACTCACAATGTATTTGCACCCAGATATTGTAGTGGAAAGAACTGTTCAAAATCCGGAAACTGAAACGGAAATTGCGCGCGTAATTGAAAAGGAATCAACCAATACGTTTTATGTAAAGGACAAATCTTTATTAACTACCATTCCTTTTGTAAAGGAAAATGAATTTAACTATTCAGAACTAATAAGCTGGGTGGGCGGTAACTACCAAAGTTATGTTTGGATCATCTTTATTCCCATTGTAATTTTTATAATTACTGCTGTTTCAAATGGCGCCAATCTCACCGACGGAATTGATGGTCTGGCAGCGGGAACATCGGCAATTATTGCACTTACGTTGGCATTTTTTGCTTGGGTTTCGGGGAACGTAATTTTTTCGGATTATCTCAATATAATGTATATCCCGAACACGGGCGAGATGACCATTTTTATTACCGCATTTGTGGGGGCACTTATTGGTTTTTTATGGTACAATACCTATCCCGCGCAAGTATTTATGGGCGATACGGGTAGTTTAACTATTGGGGGGATTATAGCCGTAATTGCTATTGCTGTTCGAAAGGAACTGTTAATTCCCATCCTCTGCGGAATATTTTTAATGGAAAATTTATCTGTGGTTCTCCAAGTAAGTTGGTTTAAATACACAAAGAAAAGATTTGGAGAAGGCCGCCGTATTTTCAGAATGTCGCCGCTACATCATCATTACCAAATTAAAGGTTTTCACGAAAGTAAAATTGTAACGCGTTTTTGGATTGTGGGAATTTTCCTTGCAATTATTACACTGGTTACACTAAAAATTAGATAA
- a CDS encoding UDP-N-acetylmuramoyl-L-alanyl-D-glutamate--2,6-diaminopimelate ligase: MILLRDILYKVTIESVVGSTSVAINNIQFDSRKVSLNDVFIAVKGSVSDGHEFIKKAADQGALAIICETMPDLIINGITYVQVANTHSALAIMAANYFGNPSEELKLVGITGTNGKTTISSLLYQLFKKAGTEVGLLSTVKILVGDTEYKTTHTTPDSLTINSYLRKMVDAGVEFCFMEVSSHGIHQKRTDALHFVGGIFTNLSHDHLDYHKDFAEYRDVKKSFFDNLPKSAFALVNIDDKNGLVMLQNTKAKKFTYALKTYADYKAQILESQFTGQLIKINNQDLWVKLIGSFNAYNLLAIYGASKLLGLEELEILQIMSTLNSVDGRFQYLISENKITAIVDYAHTPDALQNVLETINNIRTGNEQVITVVGCGGDRDNQKRPVMGKIAATLSTRVVFTSDNPRTENPEKIIEQIEAGVPAEHYKRTISITNRKEAIKAACQMAEENDIILIAGKGHETYQEINGERFDFDDFKIVKQTLTTLNK; the protein is encoded by the coding sequence GTGATATTGTTAAGAGACATATTGTATAAGGTTACCATCGAAAGTGTTGTAGGTAGCACCTCTGTGGCTATTAACAACATACAATTTGATTCTCGAAAGGTTTCTTTAAACGATGTTTTTATCGCGGTAAAGGGATCCGTTTCAGACGGGCATGAATTTATTAAAAAAGCGGCCGATCAAGGAGCATTAGCCATTATTTGCGAAACAATGCCCGATCTTATTATCAACGGCATTACATACGTACAAGTTGCTAATACCCACAGTGCCTTGGCCATTATGGCTGCCAATTATTTTGGTAATCCTTCAGAAGAATTGAAACTCGTTGGAATTACCGGTACCAACGGCAAGACAACAATTTCTTCACTTTTATATCAGCTCTTCAAAAAGGCCGGAACCGAAGTAGGGTTGCTTTCTACTGTAAAAATATTGGTGGGCGACACCGAATACAAAACCACGCACACCACGCCCGATTCACTGACCATAAATAGTTATTTACGAAAAATGGTAGATGCGGGGGTAGAATTCTGCTTTATGGAAGTTAGTTCGCACGGCATACATCAAAAACGAACGGATGCATTACATTTTGTTGGGGGCATCTTCACAAATTTGTCGCACGACCATTTAGATTATCACAAGGATTTTGCAGAATACCGCGATGTAAAAAAATCATTTTTTGACAATTTGCCAAAATCCGCTTTCGCATTGGTAAATATAGACGACAAAAACGGTTTGGTGATGCTTCAAAATACAAAGGCGAAAAAATTTACGTACGCCTTAAAAACATATGCAGACTACAAAGCGCAAATTTTAGAAAGCCAGTTTACTGGGCAACTCATAAAAATAAATAACCAGGATTTATGGGTAAAATTGATTGGTAGTTTTAATGCATATAACCTGCTGGCAATTTACGGAGCTTCCAAATTGTTAGGTTTGGAGGAGTTAGAAATTCTTCAGATTATGAGCACGTTAAATAGTGTGGATGGGAGATTTCAATATTTAATTTCAGAAAATAAAATTACCGCAATTGTTGATTATGCACACACTCCCGATGCTTTACAAAATGTACTTGAAACTATAAACAACATTAGAACGGGTAATGAGCAGGTAATTACTGTTGTGGGTTGTGGTGGCGATCGCGATAATCAAAAGCGCCCCGTAATGGGTAAAATTGCCGCTACTTTAAGCACGCGCGTTGTATTTACAAGTGATAATCCACGAACCGAAAATCCAGAAAAAATAATTGAACAAATTGAAGCTGGTGTGCCGGCAGAGCATTATAAAAGAACAATTTCAATTACAAATAGGAAAGAAGCCATTAAAGCAGCGTGCCAAATGGCAGAAGAAAACGACATTATTTTAATTGCTGGGAAAGGCCATGAGACCTATCAGGAAATTAATGGCGAACGCTTTGATTTTGATGATTTTAAAATTGTAAAACAAACATTAACCACCTTAAACAAATAA